In Gossypium arboreum isolate Shixiya-1 chromosome 6, ASM2569848v2, whole genome shotgun sequence, the following are encoded in one genomic region:
- the LOC108458428 gene encoding uncharacterized protein LOC108458428: FLPHFGSFLFKNPDSLTLTHSFPILSFSTPISGVFITTHKKWVAHIGKRWRNGCQRTLSTSTTHFSRNTSLTVRAPTSIVLAVNLTPFDAPQRSDEWFALRRNKLTTSTFSTALGFWKGKRRSELWHEKVFAAETQVLESSTRCAMEWGVLNEVTAIERYKSITGHEVSSLGFAIHSKEKFDWLGGSPDGLLGCFPGGGILEVKCPYNKGKPQSALPWSTMPFYYMPQVQGQMEVMDREWVDLYCWTPNGSTIFRVCRERSYWDLMHGILREFWWGNVMPAKEALSLGKEEDAKTYEPSSTHKQTGLVISKSIKLASEAKMICREIAGHIEFYK; the protein is encoded by the exons TTTTTACCGCATTTTGgatcctttttatttaaaaaccctGACTCGTTAACCCTAACTCACTCATTCCCAATCCTTTCCTTCTCAACTCCTATAAGCG GTGTATTTATCACAACTCATAAGAAGTGGGTGGCACATATCGGAAAAAG GTGGAGAAATGGATGTCAAAGAACCCTTTCCACCAGCACTACGCATTTCTCTCGAAACACTTCACTTACTGTTCGTGCCCCAACATCGATAGTGCTGGCTGTCAACCTTACCCCATTTGATGCACCTCAACGCTCAGATGAATGGTTTGCCCTTCGTAGGAACAAACTAACGACAAGTACCTTTAGTACAGCTTTGGGTTTTTGGAAAGGAAAGCGCCGCTCTGAACTCTGGCACGAAAAAGTTTTCGCAGCTGAAACACAGGTTCTCGAATCTTCTACTAGGTGTGCTATGGAATGGGGTGTGCTCAATGAAGTAACTGCTATTGAGAGGTACAAAAGTATCACAGGTCATGAGGTTAGCTCTTTAGGATTCGCTATCCATTCAAAAGAGAAGTTTGATTGGCTTGGTGGATCACCGGATGGTCTTCTTGGTTGTTTTCCTGGAGGTGGTATCTTGGAAGTGAAGTGTCCTTACAACAAAGGTAAACCCCAGAGTGCTCTACCGTGGTCAACCATGCCATTCTATTATATGCCTCAGGTTCAGGGTCAAATGGAGGTAATGGATCGAGAATGGGTTGATTTGTATTGTTGGACACCAAATGGAAGCACGATATTCCGCGTGTGTAGAGAACGTAGTTATTGGGATCTTATGCATGGGATTTTGCGGGAATTTTGGTGGGGAAACGTAATGCCTGCTAAGGAGGCCTTATCACTAGGCAAGGAAGAGGATGCCAAGACATATGAACCTTCATCCACACACAAGCAAACAGGGCTTGTAATTTCTAAGAGCATAAAGTTAGCTAGTGAAGCAAAGATGATATGTAGGGAGATTGCAGGTCATATTGAATTTTATAAATGA
- the LOC108460531 gene encoding polyadenylate-binding protein-interacting protein 3-like, translated as MNIPQALLPKSSSNGFARRRGDREGGARLESKVQSGKSNQGRIQATGSLSGGKTGGYESSSRDRLVYMTTCLIGHMVEVHLKNGSIYSGIFHATDAEKDFGIVLKMARLVKDGTLQGNKAVTEFISKAPTKILIIPAKELVQVIAKDVAVTSDGFASELQHEKQQELLIDSVISQSRHFGLERELEPWVPDEDYPQCPELENIFSGSWNRNWDQFETNQKLFGVKSTFNEELYTTKLERGPQTRELEKEAMRIAREIEGEETRDLHLAEERGLDLHDNFDIDEEMRYSSVYRGRGFDDSGYEEEEDILLDSQNIETFGDSSDSLSRGPVDLTSLQRNEGVRMSSSTSFVDEAPSSKAAIGADLNHTDFNDEAKQLASEIPSESFSVSDSESRIQDNLLGEHGGSKDAKESTEKLSPSEDPQLSNSIDSKSLLIDKLDGSDKTVPSLNSTTHAQSSSLSKVSEKPSASGDLAEGPASSKVTGETPSVNTRGQPGSSKPSNSDCVAVSSASSGPGLSPSSSMGSLSSEKSTLNPHAKEFKLNPNAKSFTPSQTSVRPPSPVSDGSFYYQTPVSPVPHMHMPVNFGIGPSFPGHQPVVFNPQVAPMQSPQAYFHPTGPQYGQPMLLGQRQVMYYQPDMQYKGRDY; from the exons ATGAACATCCCACAAGCACTTTTGCCCAAATCTTCTTCTAATGGATTTGCTCGTCGAAGAGGTGATAGAGAGGGTGGGGCTAGGTTGGAGAGTAAGGTGCAGTCAGGAAAATCTAATCAGGGAAGAATACAGGCTACAG GCTCACTGTCTGGTGGGAAGACTGGAGGTTATGAGAGTTCTTCTCGTGATCGGTTAGTTTATATGACCACATGTCTTATTGGGCATATGGTGGAAGTTCATTTGAAAAATGGATCAATTTACTCTGGAATATTTCATGCAACTGATGCAGAAAAAGATTTTG GAATAGTCTTGAAAATGGCTCGCTTGGTAAAGGATGGTACTTTGCAAGGAAACAAGGCTGTTACAGAGTTCATTAGCAAGGCACCCACAAAGATTTTAATTATACCTGCCAAAGAACTTGTGCAAGTTATAGCAAAG GATGTGGCTGTAACCAGTGATGGATTTGCAAGTGAGCTCCAGCATGAAAAACAGCAGGAACTTTTGATAGATTCTGTGATATCACAATCCCGTCATTTTGGGTTGGAGAGAGAACTGGAGCCCTGGGTTCCTGATGAAGATTATCCCCAATGTCCTGAGCTAGAAAATATTTTTTCTGGCTCGTGGAATAG GAACTGGGATCAGTTTGAAACCAATCAAAAGCTATTTGGTGTAAAAAGTACTTTCAATGAGGAACTTTACACAACAAAACTTGAGAGAGGTCCTCAAACGAGAGAGTTGGAGAAGGAAGCAATGAGAATAGCAAGAGAGATTGAGGGTGAGGAGACCCGGGACCTACATTTAGCAGAG GAGAGAGGCTTAGATCTTCATGATAATTTTGATATTGATGAGGAGATGAGATATTCCTCGGTTTATAGGGGTAGAGGGTTTGATGATAGCGGTTATGAAGAAGAGGAGGACATTTTGTTGGATTCCCAAAATATTGAGACCTTTGGAGATTCTTCTGATTCTCTCAGTAGAGGGCCAGTGGATTTGACCAGTTTGCAAAGAAATGAGGGAGTTCGAATGTCATCAAGCACTTCTTTTGTG GATGAGGCACCATCTTCCAAAGCAGCCATCGGTGCAGATTTGAACCATACTGACTTTAATGATGAGGCCAAACAGTTGGCATCTGAAATTCCTTCTGAAAGTTTCTCTGTATCTGACAGTGAAAGCag GATCCAAGACAATTTGCTTGGTGAACATGGAGGAAGCAAGGATGCTAAAGAGTCTACTGAAAAGCTGTCT CCATCTGAGGACCCTCAGTTGTCAAATTCTATCG ATTCCAAGTCATTATTGATTGACAAGTTAGATGGATCTGATAAAACTGTGCCATCCTTGAATTCAACTACTCATGCCCAGTCTAGTTCTTTATCGAAGGTTAGTGAAAAACCAAGTGCTTCCGGTGATCTCGCAGAAGGTCCAGCTTCTAGCAAAGTGACTGGTGAAACACCTTCTGTAAACACCCGTGGACAACCTGGTAGTTCTAAACCATCAAATTCAGATTGTGTTGCTGTTTCCTCAGCTTCTAGTGGCCCTGGCTTATCCCCAAGTTCATCAATGGGTTCATTATCCTCTGAGAAGTCAACACTGAACCCCCATGCGAAG GAGTTCAAACTCAACCCTAATGCAAAGAGTTTCACACCATCTCAAACGTCTGTTAGGCCCCCATCCCCCGTCTCCGATGGCTCATTCTACTATCAAACACCAGTGTCTCCTGTACCACATATGCACATGCCTGTTAATTTTGGG ATTGGACCCTCCTTTCCTGGGCACCAGCCTGTTGTATTCAATCCACAAGTGGCTCCAATGCAATCACCGCAAGCTTATTTTCATCCAACTGGACCTCAG TATGGGCAACCGATGCTTCTTGGGCAACGGCAAGTGATGTACTACCAACCG GACATGCAATACAAAGGACGAGATTATTAA